The Littorina saxatilis isolate snail1 linkage group LG13, US_GU_Lsax_2.0, whole genome shotgun sequence genome contains a region encoding:
- the LOC138946118 gene encoding mucin-22-like produces MARETAERTKCDTSSGPEIVLVTSPVTWFEAVAHCDAMGGRLLELTSDVVQDLSSIVAKDATHFSTESWIGHFRYIADDVFMGLECSAAGNVTTFPWDSLNTGECVTAVGAMGSPVHFQLHGRTCGSALEPNPFLCSIIPDDYPFSKHRGKCKDTPLLQETDITTTAEDCRNLCLASEPTPCQAYVVPDPFTGLFLGNRCKLYLGVEAGSCEPTTSIFYYSYDVHTRDYFTLRVQDTLHSLPTGTVIPTSLADFCPQVPSETISASVLDTPSQTGNTPTTVDATSETITDAATLAESTTQISSAATTTSVDITSRSTSDATTSKESTTHVTSDATAPSQESTTQITSAATTTSVDITSKSTSDATTSEESTTQITSDATTISVDITSRSTSDATTSKESTTQVTSDATTTSVETSSQSTIDSTNTSEESTTQITSAATTTSVDITSHSTSDATTTSVETSSQSTIDSRNTSEESTTQVTSVATTTSVDITSKSTSDATTSEESTTQSTSDATTSEVGTTQLTSDATTSEESITQATSDATTTSVDTISPTTIDTTTLEESTTQVTSDATSTLLITSSQSTSDATIMSQKNTTQLTSDATTTSAETSSLSTSDAITTSVETSSQFTSDATTTSVETSSQSTSDATTTSVETSSQSTSDATSTLVKTSSQSTSDAATTSVETSSELTSDSTITSDESTTQVTSDPTIAADITTRVKGDATTQSRTDAPTSAGTDENTSMESTPKVDNDVSIWAVSESTTSMQTDSSTHTVIAGETPTDSSTQRVINKTPVTNTIVATAETATLEPKFASTVGKCYCAANVHPSYNVTKLAQHFSKVIESTLKVNKTSLSARRRRKESVPDVRPSSQALGWMGIMFIALSSLLVLVSDVPHLKFLFVRSDS; encoded by the exons ATGGCTAGGGAAACAG cAGAACGTACCAAATGCGACACGTCGTCAGGACCGGAAATTGTGTTGGTGACGTCACCAGTGACGTGGTTCGAGGCGGTTGCTCACTGTGACGCAATGGGCGGTCGTCTGTTGGAACTGACGTCAGATGTTGTGCAGGATCTGTCCAGCATTGTTGCTAAGGACGCCACACACTT CTCAACGGAATCCTGGATAGGCCATTTTCGCTACATCGCGGACGATGTCTTCATGGGCTTGGAGTGCTCTGCGGCTGGAAACGTCACGACATTTCCATGGGACTCTTTGAACACGGGAGAGTGTGTTACTGCTGTTGGTGCCATGGGGTCTCCAGTTCATTTCCAATTGCACGGGCGTACGTGCGGGAGTGCGCTGGAACCCAATCCCTTTCTGTGCTCTATCATTCCAG ATGACTACCCATTCTCTAAACACAGAGGGAAGTGCAAAGACACACCCTTGCTGCAGGAAACAGACATCACAACCACGGCAGAAGACTGCAGGAACCTGTGTCTGGCATCGGAGCCAACGCCATGCCAGGCGTATGTTGTGCCAGACCCTTTCACTGGACTGTTCCTTGGAAACAGGTGCAAGCTGTATCTTGGTGTGGAAGCGGGGTCCTGTGAGCCTACCACAAGCATCTTTTACTATTCTTACGACGTGCACACACGAGACTACTTCACCC TGAGAGTGCAAGACACCCTACATAGCCTACCAACTGGAACAGTCATCCCTACATCCCTGGCCGACTTCTGCCCCCAAGTACCATCAGAAACGATATCAGCATCAGTGCTGGACACTCCTTCACAAACGGGAAACACTCCAACTACCGTTGATGCTACATCTGAGACCATCACTGACGCAGCAACGTTAGCGGAAAGCACTACGCAAATATCCAGTGCCGCAACAACTACATCAGTAGACATTACTTCACGATCAACCAGTGACGCAACAACGTCAAAGGAAAGCACTACGCACGTTACCAGTGACGCAACTGCTCCGTCACAGGAAAGCACTACGCAAATAACCAGTGCTGCAACAACTACATCAGTAGACATTACTTCAAAATCAACCAGTGACGCAACAACGTCAGAGGAAAGCACTACGCAAATAACCAGTGACGCAACAACTATATCAGTAGACATTACTTCACGATCAACCAGTGACGCAACAACGTCAAAGGAAAGCACTACGCAAGTAACCAGTGACGCAACAACTACATCAGTGGAAACGTCTTCGCAATCAACCATTGATTCAACAAATACGTCAGAGGAAAGCACAACGCAAATAACCAGTGCTGCAACAACTACATCAGTAGACATTACTTCACATTCAACCAGTGACGCAACAACTACATCAGTGGAAACGTCTTCGCAATCAACCATTGATTCAAGAAATACGTCAGAGGAAAGCACAACGCAAGTAACCAGTGTCGCAACAACTACATCAGTAGACATTACTTCGAAATCAACCAGTGACGCAACAACGTCAGAGGAGAGCACTACGCAATCAACCAGTGACGCAACAACATCAGAGGTAGGCACTACGCAATTAACCAGTGACGCAACAACGTCAGAGGAAAGCATTACGCAAGCAACCAGTGACGCAACAACTACATCAGTGGACACTATTTCGCCAACAACCATCGACACAACAACGTTAGAGGAAAGCACTACGCAAGTAACCAGTGACGCAACTTCTACATTGCTGATAACGTCATCGCAATCAACCAGTGACGCAACAATAATGTCACAGAAAAACACTACGCAATTAACCAGTGACGCAACAACTACATCAGCGGAAACGTCATCGCTATCAACCAGTGACGCAATAACTACATCAGTGGAAACGTCATCGCAATTCACCAGTGATGCAACAACTACATCGGTGGAAACGTCATCGCAATCAACCAGTGACGCAACAACTACATCAGTGGAAACGTCATCGCAATCAACCAGTGACGCAACATCTAcattggtgaaaacgtcatCGCAATCAACTAGTGACGCAGCAACTACATCAGTCGAAACGTCGTCCGAATTAACAAGTGACTCTACAATAACGTCAGACGAAAGCACAACGCAAGTAACCAGTGACCCAACAATAGCAGCAGATATTACTACACGTGTGAAAGGTGACGCTACCACACAATCACGCACCGATGCACCAACGTCAGCAGGTACTGACGAAAACACATCAATGGAAAGCACTCCCAAAGTAGACAATGACGTATCAATATGGGCGGTTAGTGAGTCTACAACATCAATGCAAACCGATTCTAGTACGCACACAGTCATTGCAGGGGAAACACCGACAGACAGTTCTACTCAAAGGGTAATCAACAAAACACCAGTGACAAATACTATTGTGGCAACTGCAGAGACAG CAACGTTGGAACCAAAGTTTGCATCCACCGTCGGCAAGTGTTACTGTGCGGCCAACGTGCATCCATCCTACAACGTAACAAAGCTTGCCCAACATTTCTCCAAGGTCATCGAGTCGACTCTCAAGGTCAACAAGACGTCACTGTCAGCACGGCGCAGGCGCAAAGAAAGTGTACCGGATGTGAGACCTTCTTCGCAAGCGCTGGGATGGATGGGGATTATGTTTATTGCGCTGTCATCTCTCCTTGTGCTTGTTTCGGACGTTCCGCACCTGAAGTTTCTTTTTGTCAGATCAGACTCATAA